Below is a window of Acetonema longum DSM 6540 DNA.
ATGAACAGCAGTGGAATTCGAGCCGAAATCACCCCGGTCTCTGATCTTCGGGAAAGGGATGAGTCAAGGCTGGATGGATAACCTCTGCACGGAACGGCGAGGACGATTAGGTGGTGAAATAAATGGCATACAGCGAGCTCATCAAGGACGTTTCACGCATAAGGAATTATATGCGTGAGTTTTTTGTGTACGGTTTCAAGAGCCGTGACGAAGTTGGCGCAAAGAGCGCCCGCAGCTACGACAATGAAAAACGCCGTATTGAAAGCTGGCTCGCCGACTATATGTCATTCCGACAGGACGCGAACGGGAAGGCGGTCTTCCTCTCCGTCGACAGCCGGCACATACCGCACAATCCCTTATACAAAGCGTGGAAAGCCGCAAGCTTTACCAAGAACGACATCAGCCTGCATTTTATCTTGCTCGACATATTGGCCGACGGCAATCCGCGCAGTCTCTCCGAACTGCTTGACACCATCGAAGATGATTATCTGTCCTCGTTTACCTATACGGAACCGTTAGATGAATCAACCCTAAGAAAGAAGCTAAAGGAATATACGGAAAAAGGCTTGCTTACTACTGTAAAGCGCGGCAAGCAGTACCTGTATTCATTGTCCGCGGACTCCGTTGATTTAGAAACGTGGCGAGAGGCTGTAACCTTCTTTTCCGAGGGCAGCCCGCTCGGCGTGGTCGGAAGTTTCCTGCTCGACAAGTACGAAGAGCAAAAGCCGGATGTGTTTTCGTTCAAGCATAGGTACCTTCTGTTCGCTCTGGATAACGGATCCCTTTTGGATTTGTTGACCGCTGTCCATTTACGCCAAAAAGTTGAACTCGAACTCGCCGGAGGTAAAAACGGTGGCGCAAGGCAAGCCGTTACTGTTCCGCTGAAGATCTACATCAGCACTCAGGGCGGCAGGCAATACCTGGCGGCTTACAGCCTTTGGAGAAAGAAAATAACCTTCTTTCGGTTGGACACCATTGTTAAGGTTAAGCCTATGGAGGTCGAGCCGGAGTACGATTCGTACAAATCCCTCCTGCAAAACGAACAGCCTCATATATGGGGCGTGTCCTGCGGTCAGTACAGGCTTGAACATATCGAGCTGACGCTGAAGGTTGACCCGAAAGATATACATATTGTCCATAGACTGGAGCGGGAAAAGCGGTGCGGTTCCGTAACAGAAACCTCTGACAACGAGTGGCGGTTCACAGCCGATGTGTACGATGCCTGGGAACTGATGCCCTGGCTTCGAACCTTCATCGGGCGTATTTCATCTTTGACTTGCTCCAACAAGAAGGTAGAAAAACAGTTCTGGTCGGACTTCTCTGTGCTTACCAAGATGTACGGAGGTGACGACGATGCTGTTTAGCGAGGTATACTCCGCTTACTTCAATGCAGTTGCCGCCATCATCACGGAAGCATTGGAAAGTGAACTTACTGTAAAGCGAATGGACGAGATTATCCGCGAACGTGCTTTTTCCGCGAGCATGCTGACTATTTTACCCGCTCTTAAAAACTCTGAATGGACTATATTGGATAAGAACCTGCGAACTCCCATTAAGCGCAAACCCAAGATGCCGCTGACCATTTTGCAGAAGCGGTGGCTGAAAGCCATATCGCAAGACCTTCGCATCGCGCTCTTTGACGTTTCTTTACCGGGTCTTGAGGACATAGAACCTCTGTTTACGCCGGACGACTTTGTATTCTTTGACCGTTATTCGGATTGTGACCCTTTTTCGGATACAGATTACATCACCCGCTTCAAGATGATTCTAACGGCTTTGCGGGAAAAGCGGCGGCTACGTATAGAGTACCGCAACCGCCATAACCGTCTGATGCAAGGCAGGTTTATTCCATATAGGCTGGAGTATTCCTCAAAGGACGACAAGTTCAGGCTCGAAACGACGGGCGGGCGCTATGCGGCGTATATTAACCTTAAGCGCATCGAAAGCTGTGAATTGCTTGAGGCGTACGATGCGAACAGCATCATCCCTCCGGTACGAAGAGATGCCTCAGTCAGATTCCTGCTAAAAAATGAACGCAACGCTCTTGACCGCGTAATGCTCCACTTTTCGGACTGCCGCAAAGAAACGATGCGTTTGGATAATGGTCTGTATGAGGTTCAGCTTTGGTACGAGGCGCAGGATGAAACCGAAATACTGATCCGCATCCTTTCATTCGGTCCCATGCTTAAGGTGACCGCCCCGGACAGCTTCATCTCGCTGATGAAAAACCGAATCTCTATGCAGCAGACATTCTCAAAGCAAGTTGCGGACTCGTCAAAATGAGTTCGCAACTTTTTTTCCACGATTTTCATTTGTTCGATGAGTATAATGACAATGCAAGGTCGCTTTTGCGTGGATGTCAAGGACTAAGCCGCACGAAGCCGTGAAATACCGCGGTGAAATGCAAATTTGAAGTCCTGCGGTGCCGAAAGCTGTGCTTTAACGGCATGCCGAGCGAATGCTTGCCCCTTTACCCCTTTACGCGGGTTCGAATCCCGCCTGACCTTTGCAGTCAGCCAGTGGTTTGGAAGAGACTCTATGATACGAGTGAAAACTCGCATCACGAATTCGTGTGTCGCGGCTTGCCCGCAAAGCCGTACCCCTAATTGGGGTGGGGACGCAGTACCGCTTTTGCCCTGCCGGACAGAGGATACCGCATAGGCACGGCAATCGCCAGAGCCAACGCTCCCGTGTTTGCCGGTGAGATGCTTAATTTATCCGCCGCAGAAGTTGGTATGGGCAATCCGCAATAACACACAACAAAGAAGGAGCGGAATCGCTATGAAAACAATCATCATCAATGAAAACCAGAGAGGTCTGCTTTTTAAGAACGGCAAATTTGCCGCATACCTGAAACCCGGAAAGCACGTCAAGTTCGGGTGCAGCTTCAGCGTGGAAGTCTTACATACCGGTTCTGAGTTCAAAGTCCCGGGATACAACCTTGAGATCTTCCTGAAAAATGCGGAACTGGCAGGCGAGGTCGACGTTGTTGACGTAGCCGACGAGACGCTTGCATTGCATTTTGTGAACGGCAAATACGCGGGGACGCTGACTAGCGGCAAATACGCCTTTTTTAAAATTCACGACAAGCACGAATTCAGGCCTGTGGATATTACAACGCCGGAAGTGTCCGACGCTGTTCCCCAATATCTGTTTGCTTCCATTCCCAAGTATTTGTTCACCAAGGTTGAAGTTGCTGATTATCAGAAGGCGCGGCTTTGCTATGACGGCAAGTTTGTCAGACTGCTGGAGCAGGGTACGTATTACTTCTGGAATAACGGCACCAAGGTGACCGCCGGGCTTGCGGATACGCGCTTACTGCAGATGGACATCACAGGGCAGGAAATGATGACCCTTGATAAGGTTGCTCTTCGCATTAATTTCGTGTGCAGCTATAAAATCACGGACTATGTGAAGATCCACACGGAAATCGATGACTACGAAAGGCAGATACACATCCTGCTTCAGCTTGCACTGCGTGAGTATGTGGGCAGATATCGCCTTGACGAGATTCTCGAAAATAAGGAGCAGATGTCCTCAGCCATGCTGGCCCGTCTGAAAGAGAAGGAAGCCGGATACTTCGTGACCTTTTCCGATGCGGGAGTCAAGGACATTATCCTGCCGGGTGAAATCCGCAATATTATGAACACCGTCCTTATTGCGGAGAAGAAGGCGCAGGCGAACGTGATAACGAGACGCGAGGAAGTCGCGTCCACAAGAAGCCTGCTGAACACCGCCAAGTTGATGGACGAAAACCAGACGCTTTACAAGCTGAAAGAGCTTGAGTATCTGGAAAAAATCTGCGACAATGTCGGGAGCATATCGGTCACCGGCGGCACTGACCTCCTGTCGCAGTTGACAAAAATACTGAAAGGTGCGTAATCGAAATGGTTAAGATAGAAGGATTACACAATACCGCTGTCTGTTACACCCCACAATTAGAGGAGCGGGCGGCGGAGCAAATCAAAACAGTCTGCGACCAAGAAGTGTTCGCAGACTGCAAAATCCGCATAATGCCTGACGTTCACGCCGGCAAAGGTTGTACTGTCGGAACGACGATGACCATTACTGATAAGATTGTACCCGGCATGGTCGGTGTGGACATCGGCTGCGGCATCGAAACAATGCGTATCGATACTGCAGCGCTTGACTTCGCCCGCCTTGACGAGGTGATACATAAATGCATTCCAGCGGGCTTTGACGTTCGGAAAATCCCACACAAATATGCCGATGAGATTGATTTATCCGAACTCCGCTGTGCGAAGCACGTTAACCTCGACAGGGCTTACAAGAGCGTCGGAACTCTCGGCGGCGGGAATCACTTTATTGAGGTTGACCGAGCCGGGAGCGGCGAGTGGTACATTGTTGTTCACTCCGGCAGCCGGCATTTGGGCTGTGAGGTCGCGGAATACTACCAGAGCGAAGGTTACAACGCCTTGGGCGGTCACGTGCAGTTTCAACTTGAGCAGGTAATCGTACAGTTAAAAGCCGAAGGCAGGGAAAAGGAAATCCAAAGCACAATCAGGGCTTTGAAAGAACGGACGGCGATACCCGTGCCGAAAGACCTCGCCTACGTGGAAGGCAGTCTGTTCGACGATTACATGCATGACATGAAGATTATGCAACGGTTCGCCGTTCTGAACCGCAAAGCGATGGTCGACACGATCCTTGTGGGTATGCGCCTGTCCGCTGCGGAAGAATTCACGACCATTCACAACTACATAGATACTGATGCGATGGTTCTCCGCAAAGGCTCAGTGTCCGCAAAGGACGGCGAGAAGCTGCTCATACCAATCAATATGCGTGACGGCAGCTTAATCTGTGTTGGCAAGGGAAACCCTGAATGGAACTGCTCCGCTCCCCACGGCGCGGGTCGCCTTATGAGCCGGAGCAAGGCCTTTCAGGAATTGACGATGGAACAGTACCAGGCAGAAATGAGCGGAATCTACTCCACCTGCGTTCTGCCGGAAACGCTGGACGAATCGCCGATGGCGTATAAATCGATTGACGAAATTATCGCTCAGATTGAGCCGACCGCTGAAATAATAGCGAGAATTAAGCCCTTCTACAATTTCAAGGCGGCTGAGCAAAAACGGAGGCGTCGGTGAATATGGAAAAGTTCATACCGTTCGAGAAGCTGTCGAAAAAGAAACAGCGAGAACATAATGCCCGAGAGCGGCGCGACTGGGGGTGTAATGAATCCGGTCACCCGTGTGACTCCCGATCCCAAGGCATATGGCAGAAGCAAGGCAAAGGCTATCCGTAGAAATGATGGGGATAGCCTTTGCTTATATTTCAGCTTAAGCCGAAATGAAGGACAGGGATGCTGCGGCGTACCGGTCAAGCTGTAGGCACAGTCAAGTCGATAGCCATTTTGAGTGGTGATTCTTTCAAGTCTTCCTGGTAAAAATGTTACAATTTGTAAAGGGATATAATGCAATCTGTCGAAATATATATAAAATTGACTTTACGCAATCGTAGGTGCACTGACCTCAATATGGTTAGAATTTGTTAGTGATTTGAGGTAGTAAGATGGTACAGCAAAAAAATGAATTCTCGGAGCATATGTCCTTTGAATTCCTGGAATTATTGCGTAAGAAAAATCCGGCATGGCGATTATTGGCTTCGCCGCAGGCGCCTCTTGTTGCAGCTTTTCTTTATAAAGAATTCATTGCGGAAAACAAGCGATTGGTTGCTGAACAGGAGTTGATCAGCCGCTTGGAAGGTTTTATCGACCGGCTAAGCCAGGGGCAAAATGAGCGCCTTTTTCCTAGAACAGGACGGGAATACCTGGATGACTGGGCCGGTGATGAGCACGGTTGGCTGCGAAAGTTCTATCCTCCGGGGCAGGATGAACCCTATTTTGATGTAACCTCTCTGGCTCAGAAGGCCATTGAATGGCTCTTGAGTTTAAGACAGCAAACCTTTATTGGTACAGAGTCGCGGTTAATCACAGTATTTGAGCTTTTGCACCAGATTGTGGAGCGTTCTGAAACGGATCCCAAGCTGCGTTTGGCGGAACTGGAACGGCGAAAGGCGGAAATCGAACAGGAAATCATCCGAGTGCAAAACGGACAAGTAGCACTGTTAGATGAAACGCAAATCAAGGAACGCTTCTGGCAGGCGATGACAATAGCCCGAGAGATTCTGGCTGACTTTCGGGCTGTGGAACAGAATTTTCGGGACCTGGACCGGGGCATGCGGGAACGGATTGCCACATGGGACCGGGGAAAAGGGGAGTTATTGGAAACCGTCTTTAGTGAACAGGATGGGATTGGGCAGTCGGA
It encodes the following:
- a CDS encoding slipin family protein, yielding MKTIIINENQRGLLFKNGKFAAYLKPGKHVKFGCSFSVEVLHTGSEFKVPGYNLEIFLKNAELAGEVDVVDVADETLALHFVNGKYAGTLTSGKYAFFKIHDKHEFRPVDITTPEVSDAVPQYLFASIPKYLFTKVEVADYQKARLCYDGKFVRLLEQGTYYFWNNGTKVTAGLADTRLLQMDITGQEMMTLDKVALRINFVCSYKITDYVKIHTEIDDYERQIHILLQLALREYVGRYRLDEILENKEQMSSAMLARLKEKEAGYFVTFSDAGVKDIILPGEIRNIMNTVLIAEKKAQANVITRREEVASTRSLLNTAKLMDENQTLYKLKELEYLEKICDNVGSISVTGGTDLLSQLTKILKGA
- a CDS encoding WYL domain-containing protein, yielding MLFSEVYSAYFNAVAAIITEALESELTVKRMDEIIRERAFSASMLTILPALKNSEWTILDKNLRTPIKRKPKMPLTILQKRWLKAISQDLRIALFDVSLPGLEDIEPLFTPDDFVFFDRYSDCDPFSDTDYITRFKMILTALREKRRLRIEYRNRHNRLMQGRFIPYRLEYSSKDDKFRLETTGGRYAAYINLKRIESCELLEAYDANSIIPPVRRDASVRFLLKNERNALDRVMLHFSDCRKETMRLDNGLYEVQLWYEAQDETEILIRILSFGPMLKVTAPDSFISLMKNRISMQQTFSKQVADSSK
- a CDS encoding DUF3375 domain-containing protein: MVQQKNEFSEHMSFEFLELLRKKNPAWRLLASPQAPLVAAFLYKEFIAENKRLVAEQELISRLEGFIDRLSQGQNERLFPRTGREYLDDWAGDEHGWLRKFYPPGQDEPYFDVTSLAQKAIEWLLSLRQQTFIGTESRLITVFELLHQIVERSETDPKLRLAELERRKAEIEQEIIRVQNGQVALLDETQIKERFWQAMTIAREILADFRAVEQNFRDLDRGMRERIATWDRGKGELLETVFSEQDGIGQSEQGKSFAAFWKFLMSSSYQEDFQDTLDRALQLKAVHEMSTSRNLRHIHHDWVNAGAHVQETVAVLSQQLRRYVDENFLEEERRINQIIREIEGKAVAVRNDPPQEWEMKIDEVAPEISFPLDRPLFTPPQRPEIKDDVIGAGVEDVSAEALFSQVYVDKEKLKDQIGYLLQAQDRITLSRIIEHYPLELGLSELVTYLVIASESPQAAFYPEDVEEVSWTDETGKKKVAKMAKIIFQRT
- a CDS encoding WYL domain-containing protein, with the translated sequence MAYSELIKDVSRIRNYMREFFVYGFKSRDEVGAKSARSYDNEKRRIESWLADYMSFRQDANGKAVFLSVDSRHIPHNPLYKAWKAASFTKNDISLHFILLDILADGNPRSLSELLDTIEDDYLSSFTYTEPLDESTLRKKLKEYTEKGLLTTVKRGKQYLYSLSADSVDLETWREAVTFFSEGSPLGVVGSFLLDKYEEQKPDVFSFKHRYLLFALDNGSLLDLLTAVHLRQKVELELAGGKNGGARQAVTVPLKIYISTQGGRQYLAAYSLWRKKITFFRLDTIVKVKPMEVEPEYDSYKSLLQNEQPHIWGVSCGQYRLEHIELTLKVDPKDIHIVHRLEREKRCGSVTETSDNEWRFTADVYDAWELMPWLRTFIGRISSLTCSNKKVEKQFWSDFSVLTKMYGGDDDAV
- a CDS encoding RtcB family protein, with protein sequence MVKIEGLHNTAVCYTPQLEERAAEQIKTVCDQEVFADCKIRIMPDVHAGKGCTVGTTMTITDKIVPGMVGVDIGCGIETMRIDTAALDFARLDEVIHKCIPAGFDVRKIPHKYADEIDLSELRCAKHVNLDRAYKSVGTLGGGNHFIEVDRAGSGEWYIVVHSGSRHLGCEVAEYYQSEGYNALGGHVQFQLEQVIVQLKAEGREKEIQSTIRALKERTAIPVPKDLAYVEGSLFDDYMHDMKIMQRFAVLNRKAMVDTILVGMRLSAAEEFTTIHNYIDTDAMVLRKGSVSAKDGEKLLIPINMRDGSLICVGKGNPEWNCSAPHGAGRLMSRSKAFQELTMEQYQAEMSGIYSTCVLPETLDESPMAYKSIDEIIAQIEPTAEIIARIKPFYNFKAAEQKRRRR